The genomic window GCTGTGGTGAAAGTTTGAGCAATGAGTGATTAGGTCTATGAATTGTCCTTATGGTTTTTTACACTGTAAGCTCCAAACTAAGTTAGTGTTATTTCGTTTATTGAGTTTTGGGGCTTTTTGTTTCACAGCAAAAGTTGTGGTCAGAGTTTGAGCAATGAGGATAGGATCAGTCAGTTACCTGAAGCTTTGCTTCTGCAGATATTATCTTTACTTCCAACAAAAGAAGTGGTCGCAGTGAGTGTTTTGGCTAAACGATGGAGGTTTCTTTGGAAGATGGTGCCGagtcttgagttttttttactatttcaCAAATGATCTTGAGAGGTTTTCATATAATGTCAGCAAGTGTTTGTTTTCACATCAAGCTCCGTTTCTACAGAGTTTGCATCTCAATATGAACTTTGGGTGTGACCCTCGTATAATGGATTTTGAGATATTGATTGGAATTGCGTTTGGACGCCAACTGCGTAAGTTGGTACTCAAAGTTTACTCTGGGGATTGGTTCAAATTTCCTACAAGTTTGTATAACTCCGAAACTCTAGAGACCTTGGAACTCTACCATTGCATTCTTATAGATGTCCCTTTTCCGGTTTGTCTCAAGTCCCTTAGAACTCTAAACCTTCACGAAGTGGAGTTTGTAAACGATGAATCAGTTGTTAACCTTTTAGCTGGTTGTATTAGCCTGGAAAATTTGGTGATTCATCAAACTACAGATCTTAATGTGAAGACTTTTACTATTGCGGTACCATCCTTGCAGAGGTTAACAGTTATTGTTGAGTATTATGAAGAGTTTTCTGTCTTTGTGGTAAATACTCCATCTTTGAAATACTTGAAGATTGAAGGTATTATTGTAGATGATAGGACTTGTATAATTGAGAATACACCTGAGCTGGTGGAGGCAAGTATTATTGATGTGTCTTTTAAAGTCTTTGAGAGCATTCTTGGATCCCTTGCTTCAGTCCAACGTCTTTCCTTGAAGGTTTCACTCGTGGAGGTAAGGTTTTCCTGTGATTAAATCCAGTTATTAGTTATTGCATTGTTTCTCTACTAATATTGCCTTTCATGTATAGATTTTTTCACTTCCTCCTATCAGTAATACCTTTTATCACTTGACATATTTGGAGCTATCCACATATAAACCTAAGTGGTGGAATCTGCTTACGCTCATGCTCGACACTTCTCCTAATTTACAAGTCCTCAAGATCTTCGATTTCATGACAGTAAGTTCATCTTTCAACAATGTTTCCAGCTCAGTTTTGCGGTTTAATGATCTAATTtatgtgatttattttgtgtttccTCCTCGTTAGTCTCAGGAACAGAGGCCTTGGGAGAAATGGAATGAACCGAAGAATGTTCCTGAATGTTTGTTGCTCCACCTCGAAACATTTGTGTGGACATGTTATGAAGGGAAACTAGAAAATGAGATAGAGCTGGCGAAATATATCCTAAGGAACGCTAGGCGTTTGAAAAAGGCAACTTTCTCCATAATTGAAATTAATCCGGACAAGAGAGTTGAGATGGTTGGTGAGCTCAAAAGCGTGGTCAGGGCTTCAAATTCATGTCAGCTTGTGTTCATATGAAACTTATATGTTTGTGAGAATCTTTTGTTATCTTTAGTGTTCTGTTATTTTAACTGATTAGGAAAGACCAGTCAAATTTTCCGACTTAGTTGAGAGTTTAATGTTTGTAACCAAATTTTAAGCTAAGGCGTTTTTTTGTGAAGAGAttgttgtttggattttgaataattttccGGTACATTAAAACCGAAATTAAGCAAAATCGAAATTGAgggatgttttggttttcatccGGTTTGTATCGGTAAATAAATATCTCATCCGGCCCGAGTAAAAAGGTAATTGTAGAAAATGACTCACTCAGCTCCGCCTCCTCTGAAACCCTAACTTACGCTGTAAATTCTCTTAGTGGTCGAAACTCCGATTTGAGTTGATTCTTTCTCTAATGCTTTGGAGTTGAAACGGCGTTTGCGTCTCTATCAACGAAAATGAAACGATGGTATGTTTTTATGAacaattgttttctctctGAATCCTATCAACTGTTCTAGGGTTCTCTTAAATTGTTAGTTCCAAACCaattgattcatgttttttttgggtatttgaAAGTTTGAGAAATGGAAATGGTGTGAATGAAGACAGGATCAGTGACTTGCCCGAAGCTCTGCTTCTGCAGATATTGTCTATGCTTCCAGTAAAAGATGTTGTTACCACTAGTGTTTTGTCTAAACCATGGAGGTCTCTCTGGAAGTTGGTACCTACACTCAAGTTTGATTATGAAAACAATCAAAGTGAAGATGAGACATACTCAGAGATTGTTTGCAGGCTTTTGCTTTCCAATAAAGCTCCTTTTCTTGAGAGTTTGCATCTCGGATTCAGGTTTGGCGAATGTCGTTCGGTGGAAGTTGGAATGTGGATTGGAATTGCATACGCACGCCATGTGCGTGATTTGGTACTCCATGTTGAATCTGTGAAAGGGTCTTTCATATTTCCTACAGGCTTGTATAACTGTGAAACACTAGAGAGCTTGACACTGAGGAGTTGGGTACTCGTTGATGTCCCTTCTCCGGCTTGTCTCAAGTCTCTTAGAACTCTGCGTCTTGAGAATGTGGATTACAAATACGATGATTCGGTTTATAACCTTTTATCTGGCTGCCCTAATCTTGAAAATTTGGTTGTGTATCGAGGAAATCTACTGGAAGTGGAGACTTTCACTATTGCAGTGCCATCTTTACAGAGACTAACAATTTATGATGACAATGATGGAGAATACTGTACGGGCTATGTGATAAATGCTCCTTCATTGAAGTACTTGAAGATTGATGGGTTTAAGGCTCTCGAGTCTTGTCTGATTGAGAACGCACCGGAGTTGGTGGAGGCAACTATTATGAATGTCTCTAAGATAATCAATGAGAAGCTTTTGGAAACCCTCACTTCAGTCAAACGTCTTTCCTTGGCTTTATCACCCTTGGAGTTAAAGTTTTCTTGCAATAATTATTCGGGTCACTTGTTGTTATGACATTGTTTTTGTGCTAATATTGCCTCATGTATAATCAGATTAAGTTTCCAACTGGTAGCTTCTTCTATCAGTTGGTATCTTTGGAGCTATATACAAATAAAGCAGAGTGGTGGAATCTACTTGTGCTCATGCTCGATAGTTCTCCTAAATTGCAAGTCCTCAAGCTCATCGGCGTAAGCAATGTTCATCTGTCAGCAAATTTTACGaattggttttaaattttgtgattgatCTAATAATAGCATACATTGTGTTCCCCCTTCGTTGGTCTCAGAAATTGTCTGGTGAAAACAATCATTTAGCCAGTATGAATTGGGATCAACCAAAGAATATTCCTGgatgtttgttgtttaatcTCGAGACATTCATGTGGAAAGGCTGCAAAAGGAtaggagaagatgaaaaagaggTGGCGAAATACATCCTAAGGAACACAAATCGTTTGAAGAGGGCGACTTTCACCAGAGAAATCTATGAAGAGAACAATTCTCAAGACATGTTTGAGAATCTTGAAATGGTGGAGGAATTGGAAAGTGTGGTCAGAGCTTCAAAGTCATGCAAGCTTGCGTTCGAAACTAGCTTGTGGTCACTATCCTAATATATAAGTACAGTAGTGTCTTTTAATTATCTGTTTATTAATAGGAGAAGTAGTGTCTCCACTTTCTACTTTCCACTTACCACTTTCTAACTTCCTTGTTTCTAGGATCAAGTTTGCTTCTGTTTTGTATTTAAAGACGTTCACGTCAAGAAGAGAATGTTATAactgaaaatttgttttaaagaatctTGTGTTGTTCTTATGAGCAATTCTCTTTGGCTTTAATGAGTGATCAAAATTAACATTGATTgttaacataatatttttggtaatttgtATACTAAACATAGttgaaactaaataaaaatgactaaaaactaaacataaTTCCGAATTTCCCGAATTTAAGTTTTGGAGTGCACCAAATCTTACAGAAATCCAAAGGTTTAAAAACGATTAATTTTTGCtaacaaacccaaatcaaGGAATTAACTAAGCACTAAGAATTTCACTATATCAAACCGAAATTTATCCCTTCTAAACCGAACCAGAATAATAATACGTGACTTTTCTTAGATTGAggaaaaattatgaatataaAATGCATGATAgacaatattttaattatttatctttttatcccatttctccaaaataaatcttaaaaccaacataaccaaattttaattgaataatgtttttcttttatatttcagCTTAACcgaatagttttttttgtgtcaaattTAACCGGATAGTTTATTCGGTTCTTAATCTTCATAAGTAAACGGTATGACGAACCGCAACTATACATTCGGTTTAAAGACGCAAAGTTTTGGTTTGACTTGTCTGTTCGTCTCTCTCAATCCTGTGATTACTCTCTTTGACGTTAAGAGTTAATACTTAAATACTGTGATTACTCTCTTTGACTTGTCTCTTCGTTTTTCTCAATACCTTGAATATTGTATTCATCTCTTCTTGACAATGTCTCTTAGTATTCATGGATTCTTGTTCTATATAAGTTTATGTATTCCAGTTATATTCTCTGAAACCCTAACGTTAGAACTGTTTTTGTCTCCTCACCGCAGCCGATATTCACAGCGGTCGAACTTATTTGTCCTCCTTAACGCAGCTGGATTTGATGACCATTAGGAATTCAGTTGTTCTCTATCGAAGAGCTATCGTTTGCAGTGTTGCGATGCGTCTGCGATTATAAATGCGATAGTACTCGGAAGGTATTGATTAAGAGGAGATTTTGATTCACTTCGTTTGTTGTCGGTGACAATGAATCGAGGGTATGTTTCTTCTATGTGTGCTTACTTAATTCTATGAACTGTTCTTAGGGTTTCTTTAACACCCTTTCGTTTCTTGAATTAGGGGCTTTTCTCTTTACAGCAAAAGTTGTGGTCAAAGTTTGAGTAATGAGGACAGGATCAGTGAGTTGCCTGAAGCTTTGCTTCTGCAGATATTGTCTTTacttccaacaaaaaaagtagtaGCCATGAGTGTCTTGTCTAAACGATGGAGGTCTCTTTGGAAGATGTTGCCTCGGCTTAAGTTTGATGATTGGATGTTTCCTGATAATGTCAACAGGTGTTTGCTTTCACATCAAGCTTCGTTTCTACAGAGTTTGCATCTTGTAATAGATTATGATTTTGTGTCTCATATGCATACTGGGATATTGATGGGAATTGCGTTTGGACGCCATATACGTGAGCTGGTACTCTATGTTAATGGCTTTCAAGAGTCCTTTACATTTCCTTTAAGCTTGTGTAACTGCGAATCACTAGAGACATTGACACTCGGTCATAACGTTCTTATAGATGTCCCTTCTCCGGTTTTTTTGAAGTCTCTTAGAACTCTACACCTAGATGGGGTTGAGTACACAGACGATGAATCAGTTGTTAACCTTTTATCTGGTTGTATTAGCCTGGAAAATTTGGTGGTCCATCGAGTTATACAAGCTGATGTGACAACTTTCACTATTGCGGTGCCATCCTTGAAGAGGCTAACACTTACTActgaatttgatgatgatgaagactcAGTCTATGTGATAAATGCTCCTTCTTTGAAATACTTGAAGATTTTAGGTGACAAGGCTTATCTGATTGAGAATTCACCTGAGTTGGTGGAGGTAAGTCTGACAGATAGGCAAGTTACTGTGGATGGTTATCCCATCGCTTCATACGTTGAGAACCTTCTTAGATCTCTTACTTCAGTCAAACGCATGTCTTTGAAGATATCATCATACTTAGAGGTAAGCATTTCTTGCAATTATATTGATTCAGTTTTACGTTGTTGTTATTAGTACATTGTAACTTTCCTAATTCTGTTGTCTCATGCATAGATTAAGTTTCCAACTGGTAGCATCTTCTATCAGTTGGTATCTTTGGAGCTATATACAAATAAAGCAGAGTGGTGGAATCTGCTTGTGTTGATGCTCGATAGTTCTCCTAAATTGCAAGTCCTCAAGCTCAACGGTGTAAGCAATGTTCATCTTTCACCGATTTTTCCAAGttggtttgaaattttgtgATGGATTTAATAATAGCATTGATTGTGTTTCCCCTTCGTTGGTCTTAGAAATTGTCTGGTGAAAACAATCATTTAGCCAGTATGAATTGGGATCAACCAAAGAATATTCCTGgatgtttgttgtttaatcTCGAGACATTCATTTGGAAAGGCTGCAAAAGGAtaggagaagatgaaaaagaggTGGCGAAATACATCCTAAGGAACACAAATCGTTTGAAGAGGGCGACTTTCACCAGAGAAATCTATGAAGAGAACAATTCTCAAGACATGTTTGAGAATCTTGAAATGGTGGAGGAATTGGAAAGTGTGGTCAGAGCTTCAAAGTCATGCAAGCTTGTGTTCGAATCTACCTTGTGGTCACTATCCAATTATGATGTTTAATTGGATACGAGTTCTAGTATATAGCCTTTGTCTGACCGTTTGATAATGCAAATTTCCGAACATCATATGTATTTGATCAGGTGATActattttgggttttgtgaAGAGGTTTTGGTCCTTTTGGAGAAGCTTTTAGTGGAAACTATAATACAGtagataaattttattttgtacttTTGCAGCTCCTATacaaaagaaaggagaaaaaaatatcgacaaaaatatttatagttttatcGGAGATggaataaaccaaaacatgtgCATGAGTGTTTGTTGCTCCGTCTCGAGACATTAGTGTGGACAGATTACGAAGGGCtaataaaag from Arabidopsis thaliana chromosome 3, partial sequence includes these protein-coding regions:
- a CDS encoding FBD / Leucine Rich Repeat domains containing protein (FBD / Leucine Rich Repeat domains containing protein; FUNCTIONS IN: molecular_function unknown; INVOLVED IN: biological_process unknown; LOCATED IN: cellular_component unknown; EXPRESSED IN: 7 plant structures; EXPRESSED DURING: 4 anthesis, C globular stage, petal differentiation and expansion stage, E expanded cotyledon stage; CONTAINS InterPro DOMAIN/s: FBD (InterPro:IPR013596), FBD-like (InterPro:IPR006566), Leucine-rich repeat 2 (InterPro:IPR013101); BEST Arabidopsis thaliana protein match is: Protein with RNI-like/FBD-like domains (TAIR:AT3G26930.1).) is translated as MNFGCDPRIMDFEILIGIAFGRQLRKLVLKVYSGDWFKFPTSLYNSETLETLELYHCILIDVPFPVCLKSLRTLNLHEVEFVNDESVVNLLAGCISLENLVIHQTTDLNVKTFTIAVPSLQRLTVIVEYYEEFSVFVVNTPSLKYLKIEVQRLSLKVSLVEIFSLPPISNTFYHLTYLELSTYKPKWWNLLTLMLDTSPNLQVLKIFDFMTSQEQRPWEKWNEPKNVPECLLLHLETFVWTCYEGKLENEIELAKYILRNARRLKKATFSIIEINPDKRVEMVGELKSVVRASNSCQLVFI
- a CDS encoding F-box/RNI-like superfamily protein — protein: MKRCLRNGNGVNEDRISDLPEALLLQILSMLPVKDVVTTSVLSKPWRSLWKLVPTLKFDYENNQSEDETYSEIVCRLLLSNKAPFLESLHLGFRFGECRSVEVGMWIGIAYARHVRDLVLHVESVKGSFIFPTGLYNCETLESLTLRSWVLVDVPSPACLKSLRTLRLENVDYKYDDSVYNLLSGCPNLENLVVYRGNLLEVETFTIAVPSLQRLTIYDDNDGEYCTGYVINAPSLKYLKIDGFKALESCLIENAPELVEATIMNVSKIINEKLLETLTSVKRLSLALSPLELKFSCNNYSGHLLL
- a CDS encoding FBD / Leucine Rich Repeat domains containing protein; this encodes MNFGCDPRIMDFEILIGIAFGRQLRKLVLKVYSGDWFKFPTSLYNSETLETLELYHCILIDVPFPVCLKSLRTLNLHEVEFVNDESVVNLLAGCISLENLVIHQTTDLNVKTFTIAVPSLQRLTVIVEYYEEFSVFVVNTPSLKYLKIEGIIVDDRTCIIENTPELVEASIIDVSFKVFESILGSLASVQRLSLKVSLVEIFSLPPISNTFYHLTYLELSTYKPKWWNLLTLMLDTSPNLQVLKIFDFMTSQEQRPWEKWNEPKNVPECLLLHLETFVWTCYEGKLENEIELAKYILRNARRLKKATFSIIEINPDKRVEMVGELKSVVRASNSCQLVFI
- a CDS encoding Protein with RNI-like/FBD-like domain (Protein with RNI-like/FBD-like domains; CONTAINS InterPro DOMAIN/s: FBD (InterPro:IPR013596), FBD-like (InterPro:IPR006566), Leucine-rich repeat 2 (InterPro:IPR013101); BEST Arabidopsis thaliana protein match is: Protein with RNI-like/FBD-like domains (TAIR:AT4G13965.1); Has 974 Blast hits to 953 proteins in 26 species: Archae - 0; Bacteria - 8; Metazoa - 17; Fungi - 0; Plants - 945; Viruses - 0; Other Eukaryotes - 4 (source: NCBI BLink).), whose protein sequence is MSVLSKRWRSLWKMLPRLKFDDWMFPDNVNRCLLSHQASFLQSLHLVIDYDFVSHMHTGILMGIAFGRHIRELVLYVNGFQESFTFPLSLCNCESLETLTLGHNVLIDVPSPVFLKSLRTLHLDGVEYTDDESVVNLLSGCISLENLVVHRVIQADVTTFTIAVPSLKRLTLTTEFDDDEDSVYVINAPSLKYLKILGDKAYLIENSPELVEVSLTDRQVTVDGYPIASYVENLLRSLTSVKRMSLKISSYLEIKFPTGSIFYQLVSLELYTNKAEWWNLLVLMLDSSPKLQVLKLNGKLSGENNHLASMNWDQPKNIPGCLLFNLETFIWKGCKRIGEDEKEVAKYILRNTNRLKRATFTREIYEENNSQDMFENLEMVEELESVVRASKSCKLVFESTLWSLSNYDV
- a CDS encoding Protein with RNI-like/FBD-like domain; the encoded protein is MNRGGFSLYSKSCGQSLSNEDRISELPEALLLQILSLLPTKKVVAMSVLSKRWRSLWKMLPRLKFDDWMFPDNVNRCLLSHQASFLQSLHLVIDYDFVSHMHTGILMGIAFGRHIRELVLYVNGFQESFTFPLSLCNCESLETLTLGHNVLIDVPSPVFLKSLRTLHLDGVEYTDDESVVNLLSGCISLENLVVHRVIQADVTTFTIAVPSLKRLTLTTEFDDDEDSVYVINAPSLKYLKILGDKAYLIENSPELVEVSLTDRQVTVDGYPIASYVENLLRSLTSVKRMSLKISSYLEIKFPTGSIFYQLVSLELYTNKAEWWNLLVLMLDSSPKLQVLKLNGKLSGENNHLASMNWDQPKNIPGCLLFNLETFIWKGCKRIGEDEKEVAKYILRNTNRLKRATFTREIYEENNSQDMFENLEMVEELESVVRASKSCKLVFESTLWSLSNYDV
- a CDS encoding F-box/RNI-like superfamily protein, with protein sequence MLPVKDVVTTSVLSKPWRSLWKLVPTLKFDYENNQSEDETYSEIVCRLLLSNKAPFLESLHLGFRFGECRSVEVGMWIGIAYARHVRDLVLHVESVKGSFIFPTGLYNCETLESLTLRSWVLVDVPSPACLKSLRTLRLENVDYKYDDSVYNLLSGCPNLENLVVYRGNLLEVETFTIAVPSLQRLTIYDDNDGEYCTGYVINAPSLKYLKIDGFKALESCLIENAPELVEATIMNVSKIINEKLLETLTSVKRLSLALSPLELKFSCNNYSGHLLL
- a CDS encoding F-box/RNI-like superfamily protein, encoding MKRCLRNGNGVNEDRISDLPEALLLQILSMLPVKDVVTTSVLSKPWRSLWKLLLSNKAPFLESLHLGFRFGECRSVEVGMWIGIAYARHVRDLVLHVESVKGSFIFPTGLYNCETLESLTLRSWVLVDVPSPACLKSLRTLRLENVDYKYDDSVYNLLSGCPNLENLVVYRGNLLEVETFTIAVPSLQRLTIYDDNDGEYCTGYVINAPSLKYLKIDGFKALESCLIENAPELVEATIMNVSKIINEKLLETLTSVKRLSLALSPLELKFSCNNYSGHLLL